CCGAGTATCGCGATCCTGACTTTCGGCGGCAAACGCGCAACAGTCTTGTTCAGGCAGGAAGCAATCTTTCGTTCTGCCGAAATAATCCGGCCTGCAATAACAGCTGCCAGTCTCTCATTGCTCTCGGAGAGCAGGAGGGGGGGCTTTCTGAACGCTTTCATAACCCTTTATTTATTCTCGATAATTTCCCAGTTCTGGATCAAAAAGCCGTGCGGATTATTGTCGGTCTGGCTTTTCAGATCCCTCACCAGTCCCTGGGTAATCAGTTTCCGAATAGCCGTACTACTTGATCGGATCAATTTCTGCGTCGAAAAACAGGTAAAGCGGTAAGGATAATTATCTACGTCGAGCCGGATGCTGTCGATATCAATCTCCTGGGAGATGTTGGCAGCAATCAGGTTATTGTAGTAGCCGGATTCCCTGAGGTTATCGTACTGTTTCTTTGCTGATTCGTCAGCGAGGTACAGTGCCCTGGAAACTGTTGCCTGTATCGCTTTTTCATCCGGGCTGAGTGAAAAGAAATATTGATGAAAAGTCCGGATGTGGTCCCGCAGTTCTACCGGAAGGTTGCTTTTGCGGTCGGATGCCACAGCCTCGAGCACTTTGCCGTTATACAGGATAAAAACTTTATTCTGGGCCTGTTCAGTCAGCTGGTAACTCTTATACAAGCTGAAACAGACAATCAGCATATTAGCCAGAATGAGAAATAGACTGAACGTCCTGATGTGCCTGAAGGCCGTATCGATGTTTTTAAAATGGGTGAACATATTCTTACGCTTTTTATTGAGATTATACTACTTGCCCGAAAGCTTATCATGCTGATGCCGGGACCCGCCGGATTTATCTCCGAAGTAGTCAGAGCCGGAGCCGGAGAAGCTTCCTTGTACCTGCCTGGCCATATCGCCAAGGGAATCGGCTACCATTCCACCGCCCTTACTGACCTGGTTCATAGCAGAAGTGCTGCCGCTGATCACCAGTGTATTTATCCGTTGAAGCATCGTGTTGCCACCTCCCGCATGCACGATATAGTTCGCCACATTAGGAACTGAGAAATAGCCGACGATTCCTATGACCAGAAATATCATGTATGCCGTATCGGTGCTGCTGAAAAAGGTATCACCCTGCTCCTGGATCTGGCTCAGGTCTATGCGCAACATATTTTCCTGGATCTTTCCAATGATACTTCCGAAAATGTTGGCCACGGGTAACCATAAGAAAATATTGACATATCTGGCCAGCCATACCGTGAGCGTATGCTGAAAACCGTCGAA
The window above is part of the Arcticibacter tournemirensis genome. Proteins encoded here:
- a CDS encoding TraL conjugative transposon family protein; the encoded protein is MKAFRKPPLLLSESNERLAAVIAGRIISAERKIASCLNKTVARLPPKVRIAILGLLSLLFAAYNLYLLISSITY
- the traK gene encoding conjugative transposon protein TraK, whose translation is MFTHFKNIDTAFRHIRTFSLFLILANMLIVCFSLYKSYQLTEQAQNKVFILYNGKVLEAVASDRKSNLPVELRDHIRTFHQYFFSLSPDEKAIQATVSRALYLADESAKKQYDNLRESGYYNNLIAANISQEIDIDSIRLDVDNYPYRFTCFSTQKLIRSSSTAIRKLITQGLVRDLKSQTDNNPHGFLIQNWEIIENK